A single region of the Halobacterium wangiae genome encodes:
- a CDS encoding GNAT family N-acetyltransferase encodes MPGPVVERGERVTFRTVERSDAAFQQRATTDPRVRYLLGMAEQKNLEEAEDLVEDRSESDSNLSFVVCLDDEDAPDGHPHDEETTPIGMVHAHRVDGERAHLAYWLLPERHGEGYGTEAAELLVDLVFRTTSVHSVGAGAFAHNEASRGLLESLGFTQELRHREATYVDGEYRDFVNYGLLRREWAEE; translated from the coding sequence ATGCCCGGGCCGGTCGTCGAGCGCGGCGAGCGCGTGACGTTCCGCACGGTGGAGCGCTCGGACGCGGCGTTCCAGCAGCGCGCTACTACCGACCCCCGCGTCCGGTACCTCCTCGGGATGGCCGAGCAAAAGAACCTGGAGGAGGCCGAGGACCTCGTCGAGGACCGGAGCGAAAGCGACAGCAACCTGAGTTTCGTCGTCTGTCTGGACGACGAAGACGCCCCCGACGGCCACCCGCACGACGAGGAGACGACACCTATCGGGATGGTCCACGCCCACCGGGTCGACGGTGAGCGCGCACACCTGGCCTACTGGCTGCTCCCCGAGCGCCACGGCGAGGGCTACGGGACGGAGGCCGCGGAACTGCTCGTCGACCTCGTGTTCCGGACGACGAGCGTCCACAGCGTCGGCGCGGGGGCGTTCGCTCACAACGAGGCGTCCCGCGGCCTCCTGGAGTCACTCGGGTTCACGCAGGAGCTCCGACACCGGGAGGCGACGTACGTGGACGGCGAGTACCGCGACTTCGTGAACTACGGGTTGCTCCGCCGCGAGTGGGCCGAAGAATAA
- a CDS encoding GNAT family N-acetyltransferase — translation MPGPIVVAGDDVVLRTVEHEDAAFLQRSCTDPRIRYSLGSIHHRSRAQQEEGIEHWVEDDGNAVFVACVDDDDAPAGHPDEDETTPVGSFSARHVDGDRAWLAYWLVPEHHGEGYGREMAELGIDYLFSNYDVHGISAGAYEFNDASRGLLEAMGFTQVARRRESRYIDGDYYDEIQYDVLRREWEDD, via the coding sequence ATGCCCGGACCAATCGTCGTCGCAGGCGACGACGTCGTCCTCCGGACGGTCGAACACGAGGACGCGGCGTTCCTCCAGCGCTCGTGTACGGACCCCCGAATCAGGTACTCGTTGGGGTCCATCCACCACCGCTCGCGCGCCCAGCAGGAGGAGGGCATCGAGCACTGGGTGGAGGACGACGGGAACGCCGTGTTCGTCGCCTGCGTGGACGACGACGACGCTCCAGCGGGCCACCCCGACGAGGACGAGACAACGCCCGTCGGGAGCTTCAGTGCCCGGCACGTCGACGGCGACCGCGCGTGGCTGGCGTACTGGCTCGTCCCCGAGCACCACGGCGAGGGGTACGGCCGCGAGATGGCGGAACTCGGCATCGACTACCTGTTCAGCAACTACGACGTCCACGGGATCAGCGCGGGCGCCTACGAGTTCAACGACGCGTCCCGCGGTCTCCTCGAGGCGATGGGGTTCACGCAGGTGGCGCGTCGCCGCGAATCCCGCTACATCGACGGCGACTACTACGACGAGATCCAGTACGACGTGCTGCGACGGGAGTGGGAGGACGACTGA